One window from the genome of Amycolatopsis sp. NBC_01480 encodes:
- a CDS encoding PPE domain-containing protein, which yields MGLFDWVGDGVKWVNDRFDDVEEWASDVWHGNTGDQAVPAPELVQKVLASKGAQSWHQGASQATDLASQHHEASDDVQRLSTGLESVWTGGGADAAQARIKPFADVTTTAAQTYTGNGQNLTDLAHGFDEMKAGLQPMPNTPPHKDFLDTATPWDTDTEDQINNYNKLAQENLDRYHGYAQQAHASGQGLKTDYGQLDTFDGQVSITPQGPAPSQSQHPSAGGTNGNSSARSEFSGTAHTSPPPAGGSASNGHTPAGGNTPLGNASDTGGQSGGGGTQTAGYVPPSLPDPRPGSMPLLPVAGSSPGAGGGSSWSPGLGGGFVPGGFGAGGSSSGPGGTGGTTGRGLFGGPGGGAQSGVGAGEEGAARGSGGSAAGRGTTGARGASGMGGMGAAGGKGKGEDDKEHQRKYGVDDDSAFSLTDDDGGKLLDPRTGLPPTPPTIGG from the coding sequence ATGGGTCTGTTCGACTGGGTCGGCGATGGCGTGAAGTGGGTGAACGACCGCTTCGACGATGTCGAGGAGTGGGCCTCGGATGTCTGGCATGGAAATACTGGTGATCAGGCGGTTCCGGCCCCGGAGCTGGTTCAGAAGGTGCTGGCCAGCAAGGGAGCCCAGAGCTGGCACCAAGGCGCCAGCCAGGCCACGGACCTGGCGAGTCAGCATCACGAGGCCAGCGATGATGTACAGCGGTTGAGCACCGGGCTGGAGTCGGTGTGGACCGGCGGTGGCGCGGATGCGGCACAGGCGCGGATCAAGCCGTTCGCGGACGTGACCACGACCGCGGCGCAAACCTACACCGGCAACGGGCAGAATCTCACGGATCTGGCGCATGGATTCGACGAGATGAAGGCCGGGCTGCAGCCGATGCCGAATACGCCGCCACACAAGGATTTCCTCGACACGGCCACGCCGTGGGATACCGACACCGAAGATCAAATCAACAACTACAACAAGCTGGCGCAGGAGAATCTGGACCGCTACCACGGTTACGCGCAGCAGGCGCATGCCAGCGGTCAGGGACTCAAAACTGATTACGGGCAGCTCGACACATTCGACGGCCAGGTGTCGATCACCCCGCAGGGGCCGGCTCCTTCGCAGTCGCAGCACCCGTCGGCTGGCGGGACGAACGGGAATTCGTCGGCGCGGTCGGAGTTCAGCGGCACCGCGCACACATCACCGCCTCCGGCAGGGGGTTCCGCGTCGAACGGGCACACTCCTGCGGGCGGGAACACACCCCTGGGCAACGCTTCCGATACGGGTGGTCAATCCGGCGGAGGCGGAACACAGACTGCGGGCTATGTTCCGCCGTCGCTTCCTGATCCGCGGCCCGGTTCTATGCCGCTGCTGCCGGTGGCCGGTTCTTCGCCTGGTGCCGGGGGCGGTTCGTCCTGGTCTCCCGGGCTGGGTGGTGGGTTCGTGCCCGGGGGGTTCGGTGCCGGTGGCTCGTCGTCCGGGCCGGGCGGCACCGGTGGAACGACTGGTCGTGGGCTGTTCGGCGGACCTGGTGGCGGTGCGCAGTCAGGTGTCGGCGCCGGCGAGGAGGGCGCCGCGCGCGGCTCGGGAGGCTCGGCCGCCGGGCGTGGCACCACCGGTGCACGCGGTGCCTCGGGGATGGGCGGTATGGGTGCCGCCGGCGGTAAAGGCAAGGGCGAGGACGACAAGGAGCATCAGCGCAAGTACGGCGTCGATGACGATTCTGCCTTCAGCCTGACCGACGACGACGGTGGCAAGCTGCTGGATCCGCGCACCGGGTTGCCGCCGACACCGCCGACCATCGGTGGCTGA
- a CDS encoding GNAT family N-acetyltransferase, whose product MSELGTVGADPDPGYPFRSPGPHARCLNGHSLDLAGQTLPYYHALDLDATLCNLCTELRLDRPGWFPLDHTAVRRVDVSPKYHRPIVELVAHPPDQPAGLGYIALQISERSVADIDVQMCGIDRRGVIEQIRVDDTYRRRRIGTLLVAAALARGPGFQWSTTKVDNSVSARAFWASQHPAESLSLGRPRYCPHMKIVNGEGL is encoded by the coding sequence GTGAGCGAGCTAGGCACAGTGGGTGCCGACCCGGACCCCGGCTACCCGTTTCGCTCCCCAGGCCCTCACGCACGGTGCCTGAACGGCCACTCGCTCGACCTCGCTGGTCAAACCTTGCCGTACTACCACGCCCTGGACTTGGATGCCACGCTGTGTAACCTTTGCACCGAACTCCGGCTCGACCGGCCGGGATGGTTCCCCCTCGACCACACCGCGGTCCGTCGCGTCGATGTGTCGCCGAAGTACCACCGCCCGATCGTCGAACTGGTCGCGCATCCACCGGACCAGCCCGCCGGCCTCGGCTACATCGCGCTGCAGATCAGCGAGCGCAGCGTCGCGGACATCGACGTACAGATGTGCGGCATCGACCGGCGTGGCGTCATCGAGCAGATCCGCGTCGACGATACCTACCGTCGACGGCGTATCGGCACGCTCCTGGTCGCCGCTGCCCTCGCACGCGGCCCAGGATTCCAGTGGTCCACTACGAAGGTCGACAACTCGGTGAGCGCGCGAGCCTTCTGGGCATCCCAGCACCCTGCAGAGTCGTTGAGCCTTGGCAGGCCGCGCTATTGCCCTCACATGAAGATCGTGAACGGTGAAGGTCTTTAG
- the cas2e gene encoding type I-E CRISPR-associated endoribonuclease Cas2e, protein MTVIVLTAVPPGLRGHLTRWLLEISPGVYVGFVSARVRELIWDRIVEYMADGRALMVYATQGEQRLEFQVHGHDWTPVDFDGITLMRRQTAPDYVPGKTRGRNSTAPAGEAPEGATTRDETVWKRRNTRRKFRKKD, encoded by the coding sequence GTGACCGTCATCGTTCTCACCGCAGTACCGCCAGGTCTTCGCGGGCACCTGACCCGATGGCTGCTCGAAATCAGCCCTGGCGTATACGTCGGGTTCGTATCAGCCCGAGTACGCGAGCTCATATGGGACAGAATCGTCGAGTACATGGCTGACGGCCGCGCCCTGATGGTGTACGCCACGCAGGGTGAGCAGCGGCTCGAGTTTCAGGTGCACGGACACGACTGGACACCCGTTGACTTCGACGGCATCACCCTGATGCGCCGACAGACCGCGCCTGACTACGTGCCGGGAAAGACCCGCGGGCGCAACAGCACAGCACCGGCCGGAGAAGCTCCCGAAGGCGCAACGACCCGTGATGAGACGGTCTGGAAGCGCCGCAACACACGCCGCAAATTTCGCAAAAAGGACTGA
- a CDS encoding DUF3558 domain-containing protein — MTRRTVTTAVCVAVVAGVAAGCSGGPAAAPASTSPSSPTVAALPHSGAPKVEHPLPASVLSGDPCAEALTSTQLKDIIGIAPQGEHKDTAGLGPSCDWHNSDAGSLVTVSYSTEVQEGLSLVYQNTKPKSQVWRVLPPIQGFPAVAHLAIGADLQNQFCQVSVGITDELTFEATLILGNANRGKQDPCDLAPRVADMVVTNLRQKAGS; from the coding sequence ATGACACGCCGCACGGTCACGACAGCGGTCTGCGTAGCAGTGGTTGCAGGGGTAGCTGCGGGATGCTCCGGCGGGCCGGCTGCCGCCCCGGCGAGCACGTCGCCGTCGTCGCCGACAGTTGCTGCTCTGCCGCACAGCGGCGCCCCGAAGGTCGAGCACCCGTTGCCGGCGTCCGTCCTGTCCGGAGACCCCTGCGCGGAGGCGCTGACCTCCACCCAGCTCAAGGACATCATCGGCATCGCGCCGCAAGGGGAACACAAGGACACGGCGGGGCTCGGCCCGTCCTGCGACTGGCACAACAGCGACGCAGGCTCCCTGGTCACCGTCAGCTACTCGACAGAGGTGCAAGAAGGCCTCAGCCTGGTTTATCAGAACACGAAGCCGAAGTCTCAGGTATGGCGGGTGTTACCGCCCATTCAAGGTTTCCCTGCGGTCGCGCATTTGGCGATCGGCGCCGATCTCCAAAATCAGTTCTGCCAGGTGAGTGTCGGCATCACGGACGAGCTGACCTTTGAGGCGACGTTGATCTTGGGCAATGCGAACAGGGGAAAGCAGGATCCGTGTGACCTGGCCCCGCGGGTGGCGGACATGGTGGTCACCAACCTGCGGCAGAAAGCGGGGTCGTGA
- a CDS encoding ESX secretion-associated protein EspG — protein MTVIDRPVRIPRSVFLVSWELAGLGELPVIVEPDHTYRTAEATATLRERALEMLARLGLADAGGVLVPQYHATLEVLSTARREVYSWSNLRGEGGLAVAILTAETGRDAVRLITDREVIQLDPVRPRDFVESLVDALPTRPPARVRSLCVPKAHYDDAGRDYGADDPLTEVSEQADELRRLMRADRDAVHQLYAATRDGTGDRIRSTPLSAIDFTREGRVLSFVNDGPDGHPQINLYPGYRIHLVDALTLTLGALG, from the coding sequence ATGACCGTCATCGATCGGCCGGTGCGGATCCCCCGGTCCGTGTTTCTCGTGTCCTGGGAGCTGGCCGGGCTCGGTGAACTCCCTGTCATCGTGGAGCCGGACCATACTTACCGGACGGCTGAAGCCACCGCCACCTTGCGGGAGCGTGCGCTCGAGATGCTTGCTCGCCTCGGTTTGGCCGATGCGGGCGGTGTGCTCGTTCCGCAGTATCACGCCACGCTCGAGGTGCTCTCCACGGCTCGGCGAGAGGTGTACTCATGGAGCAACCTCCGCGGTGAAGGCGGACTTGCCGTCGCGATCCTGACCGCGGAGACCGGGCGGGACGCGGTCCGGCTGATCACTGATCGCGAGGTGATCCAGCTCGACCCGGTCCGGCCGCGGGACTTCGTCGAGAGCTTGGTGGATGCGCTTCCGACCCGTCCGCCGGCCAGGGTCAGGTCGTTGTGCGTGCCGAAGGCCCACTACGACGATGCCGGTCGTGACTACGGCGCTGACGACCCGCTCACCGAGGTCTCCGAACAGGCCGACGAATTGCGGCGGCTGATGCGCGCCGACCGAGATGCGGTTCACCAGCTCTACGCCGCGACCCGCGACGGCACCGGGGACCGTATCCGCAGCACGCCGCTGTCCGCCATCGACTTCACCCGCGAAGGCCGGGTCCTGAGTTTCGTCAACGACGGCCCGGACGGTCATCCGCAGATCAATCTCTATCCCGGCTACCGCATCCATCTGGTCGACGCACTCACCCTCACCCTCGGCGCCCTCGGGTAA
- the cas1e gene encoding type I-E CRISPR-associated endonuclease Cas1e, giving the protein MSTIGRRPTSPKELVRAADRISFVYLDRCVINRDSNAITATDERGTVHIPAAAVGVLLLGPGTTITHQAIALMSDSGSTVVWVGERGVRYYAHGASLARTSRLVQAQAEAVSNSRSRLRIARTMYEMRFPDEDVSELTMQQLRGREGTRVRRIYREHAERTGVEWTGRSYDRADWDTSDPINQALSAANAALYGVVHSVIVALGCSPALGFVHTGHHRSFVYDIADLYKAVITIPAAFDIAAGSSLDVAGETRRQMRDALHGGKLLQRCAHDIQLLLLGEDSDDTNTFEYFEIDAIASLWDERQEPVSGGVSYGDEP; this is encoded by the coding sequence GTGAGCACCATCGGTCGCCGGCCCACGTCCCCGAAGGAGCTCGTGCGGGCGGCAGACCGGATCTCGTTCGTGTACCTGGACCGCTGTGTCATCAACCGGGACAGCAACGCCATTACCGCCACGGACGAACGCGGCACCGTGCACATCCCGGCCGCGGCGGTGGGGGTCCTGCTGCTGGGACCCGGCACGACCATCACCCACCAGGCGATCGCGCTCATGTCCGACAGCGGATCCACGGTGGTGTGGGTCGGTGAACGTGGCGTCCGGTATTACGCCCACGGCGCATCACTGGCCCGCACTTCGCGCCTGGTGCAGGCACAGGCCGAAGCGGTCAGCAACTCACGCTCTCGGTTGCGGATCGCGCGAACGATGTACGAGATGCGGTTTCCCGACGAAGACGTATCGGAACTGACCATGCAGCAGCTCCGCGGTCGCGAAGGCACGCGGGTGCGCAGAATCTATCGGGAACATGCGGAACGGACGGGAGTCGAGTGGACCGGTCGCAGCTACGACCGGGCAGACTGGGACACCAGCGATCCGATCAACCAGGCCTTGTCCGCGGCGAACGCAGCGTTGTATGGAGTCGTCCACTCCGTGATCGTCGCACTCGGCTGCTCGCCGGCCCTCGGGTTCGTCCACACAGGACATCACCGCTCGTTCGTCTATGACATCGCGGACTTGTACAAGGCCGTCATCACGATCCCCGCGGCCTTCGACATCGCCGCCGGGTCGAGCCTTGACGTCGCCGGCGAAACCCGGCGCCAGATGCGTGACGCGCTCCACGGAGGCAAGCTCCTGCAGCGATGCGCCCATGACATCCAGCTCCTTCTCCTTGGCGAAGATTCCGACGACACGAACACCTTCGAGTACTTCGAAATTGACGCGATCGCGTCACTGTGGGATGAACGGCAGGAACCTGTTTCAGGCGGAGTGTCCTACGGAGACGAGCCGTGA
- the cas5e gene encoding type I-E CRISPR-associated protein Cas5/CasD: MSVVALRLAGPMQSWGVGSRFVRRTTETAPTKSGVIGLLAAALGIRRTDPLEDLLHLRLGVRIDQPGELMRDFQTAQRPRYDRAGTVTWQSLPLSARYYLADAVFLAVVEGDRSIVEGLDAALRGPEFPLYLGRRSCPPAGPLALGVSDVSLDEALVTWPWLASTRVQKQRRDRVVQLATVRDAGPGEVATESIRDTPVSFDPNRRQYAWRSIVRATVDVTNPHGTAEPLPEHDPMSLLGGEACS; this comes from the coding sequence GTGAGCGTCGTCGCCCTCCGGCTGGCCGGCCCGATGCAGTCCTGGGGCGTGGGAAGCCGGTTCGTTCGCCGCACCACCGAGACCGCCCCCACCAAGAGCGGGGTCATCGGACTGCTCGCAGCCGCACTCGGCATCCGCCGCACCGATCCGCTGGAAGACCTGCTGCACCTGCGGCTCGGTGTGCGGATCGATCAGCCGGGGGAGCTGATGCGGGACTTCCAGACCGCGCAACGTCCCCGCTATGACCGTGCCGGCACCGTGACGTGGCAGTCGCTGCCGCTCTCGGCTCGCTACTACCTCGCCGACGCCGTCTTCCTGGCCGTGGTGGAAGGAGACCGCTCGATCGTCGAGGGCCTGGACGCGGCGCTGCGGGGACCGGAGTTCCCGCTGTATCTCGGACGCCGTTCCTGCCCGCCTGCCGGCCCGCTCGCGCTGGGTGTCTCGGACGTGTCGCTGGACGAGGCACTCGTGACCTGGCCGTGGCTGGCGAGCACCCGCGTTCAGAAGCAGCGCCGTGACCGGGTCGTCCAGCTCGCCACCGTCCGCGATGCCGGTCCCGGCGAGGTCGCGACCGAATCCATCCGGGACACCCCGGTGAGTTTCGATCCCAACCGACGCCAGTACGCCTGGCGGTCGATCGTGCGCGCCACCGTGGACGTCACCAACCCGCACGGCACGGCCGAGCCGCTGCCCGAGCACGACCCGATGAGCTTGCTGGGAGGCGAGGCGTGTTCCTGA
- the cas7e gene encoding type I-E CRISPR-associated protein Cas7/Cse4/CasC: protein MHRTLIDIHILQTVPPSNLNRDDTGSPKTATYGGVRRARVSSQAWKRATRVAFRDHLDSSELGVRTKRIVELLASEITTRAPELEERAGQLAAETFRAVGIEVKAPKKTGKDKTAAEEAGYLVFLSTRQIQNLADAAIQAAGADDVAKALKAAKVKDLADRDHSVDVALFGRMVADQSDMNVDAAAQVAHALSVHAVETEFDYFTAVDDRNTEDETGAGMIGTVEFNSSTLYRYATVDANRLLDNLGDLDATRRAVDAFVEAFVRSMPTGKQNTFANRTLPEAVVVQVRDRQPINLVGAFENPVRELEKGGRIKAAAEALRDEAREIASSYAEEPVAAWVTRVGADTAALDDLGTKVALPELVTELGALVAARLTEPS from the coding sequence GTGCACCGCACCCTGATCGACATCCACATCCTGCAGACCGTGCCGCCGAGCAACCTCAACCGCGACGACACCGGCAGCCCGAAGACGGCCACCTACGGCGGCGTCCGCCGGGCCCGGGTGTCCAGCCAGGCGTGGAAACGCGCCACCCGCGTCGCGTTCCGCGATCACCTCGACAGCTCCGAGCTGGGCGTGCGCACCAAACGCATCGTCGAACTGCTGGCCTCCGAGATCACCACGCGAGCACCAGAACTGGAGGAGCGGGCCGGTCAGCTCGCGGCGGAGACGTTCCGCGCGGTCGGCATCGAGGTGAAGGCGCCGAAGAAGACCGGCAAGGACAAGACCGCGGCCGAGGAAGCCGGTTACCTCGTCTTCCTCAGCACACGCCAGATCCAGAACCTGGCCGACGCCGCGATCCAGGCCGCTGGCGCCGACGATGTGGCGAAGGCGCTGAAAGCAGCGAAGGTCAAGGACCTCGCCGATCGCGACCACTCCGTCGACGTGGCTCTCTTCGGCCGCATGGTCGCCGACCAATCCGACATGAACGTTGATGCTGCAGCTCAGGTCGCGCACGCACTGTCCGTGCACGCCGTGGAAACGGAATTCGACTACTTCACCGCGGTCGACGACCGCAACACCGAGGACGAGACCGGCGCGGGCATGATCGGCACTGTCGAATTCAACTCCTCTACCCTCTACCGGTACGCCACCGTCGACGCCAACCGCCTGCTCGACAACCTCGGCGACCTCGACGCGACACGCCGCGCGGTGGACGCGTTCGTCGAGGCGTTCGTGCGGTCGATGCCGACCGGCAAACAGAACACCTTCGCCAACCGCACCCTGCCCGAAGCGGTCGTCGTGCAGGTCCGTGACCGCCAGCCGATCAACCTGGTCGGCGCGTTCGAGAACCCGGTCCGTGAGCTGGAGAAGGGCGGCCGGATCAAGGCCGCCGCGGAAGCGCTGCGCGACGAGGCCCGGGAGATCGCATCCAGCTACGCCGAGGAGCCCGTAGCGGCCTGGGTGACCCGGGTCGGTGCCGACACTGCCGCGCTCGACGACCTGGGCACCAAGGTTGCGTTGCCGGAGCTGGTGACCGAACTCGGTGCACTCGTCGCGGCACGGCTCACGGAGCCGTCGTGA
- the casB gene encoding type I-E CRISPR-associated protein Cse2/CasB has translation MTTTSTDVPGNGSSAAAQRPRRLGPLGRALDSRIDRLQRDYLRGSPAARADLARLRRGLGKPAGSVPEIWALTVGSVPESLSWQGDEPSWAEQAAHAALTLYALHQQSSSTPAHMPGTSFGSAMARLRSSGQRSEDAVTRRFMAAATAGSIAEVLTHLRGLISLLRTEQQGLDYALLADDLARLVAPGGAPAVRLAWGRAFYRNTTPQNGNPEPAAASTDPEK, from the coding sequence ATGACAACGACATCGACCGACGTGCCCGGCAACGGCTCGTCGGCGGCAGCGCAACGCCCGCGGCGACTGGGGCCGCTCGGCCGGGCCCTGGACAGCCGGATCGACCGGCTGCAGCGGGACTATCTCCGCGGTTCACCGGCCGCGCGGGCCGACCTTGCGCGGCTGCGGCGCGGCTTGGGTAAGCCAGCCGGGAGCGTCCCCGAGATCTGGGCTCTCACCGTCGGGTCGGTGCCGGAGAGCCTGTCCTGGCAGGGAGATGAGCCGAGCTGGGCCGAGCAGGCCGCGCACGCCGCGCTGACCCTGTATGCCTTGCACCAGCAGTCTTCCTCCACCCCCGCACACATGCCAGGGACCTCCTTCGGCTCCGCGATGGCACGGCTGCGCTCCAGCGGACAGCGCAGCGAGGACGCGGTGACCCGGCGGTTCATGGCCGCCGCGACCGCCGGATCGATCGCGGAAGTCCTCACCCACCTCCGCGGCTTGATCTCCCTGCTGCGCACCGAGCAACAGGGCCTCGACTACGCCCTGCTCGCTGATGACCTGGCGCGGCTGGTCGCGCCCGGGGGCGCACCGGCCGTGCGGCTGGCATGGGGCCGCGCGTTCTACCGCAACACCACCCCGCAGAACGGCAACCCCGAACCGGCCGCCGCATCGACCGACCCTGAGAAATGA
- the casA gene encoding type I-E CRISPR-associated protein Cse1/CasA: MMMASGRDSNAFNLLDEPWITVLTGDGQERDVSILEVFEQAPALSVIGGEVSTQAFAITRLLVAFLHRALDGPADQPAWAALWEQPALPMERVHAYADRVRDRFDLFDAWAPFFQVAGLRTAKDEVSALEKIVADVPNGEPLFTTRSAASLVRITAAEAARWLVHVQAFDPSGIKSGAVGDRHVKNGKGYPIGPGWSGQIGGVLAQGADIRETLLLNLIARDAQTYVRVGGAADVPPWERDPDGAAWAEERPVAGAIQCYTWQTRRVRLQGSRDGVTGVVLANGDRMAPQNRQNVEPHTAWRYSEPQSKKAGHPVYMPRRHDPSRSVWRGLAALLPSISPRGSTGGDPARLLAPGVLQWLSELIEEGHLPDTFVVRLRVHGMEYGAQNATCAEILDDLLPLPAVLLRQDRPAAGRTADGAVTDANSAASCVWRLAENLAQAAGAPPQSGAGAAAQERLYAALEQPYRTWLAGLRPGCDLVEARSGWQRTVRAACWPIRDELVAGAPTAAWTGRPVNQRLVNVPLAEVWFNNALRGVLPLAYIDAKTPVEVAG; this comes from the coding sequence ATGATGATGGCTAGCGGGCGGGATTCGAACGCCTTCAATCTGCTGGACGAACCGTGGATCACCGTGCTCACCGGCGATGGGCAGGAGAGGGATGTCTCGATCCTCGAGGTGTTCGAGCAGGCACCGGCGCTATCGGTGATCGGTGGTGAGGTGTCGACGCAGGCGTTCGCGATCACCCGGCTGTTGGTCGCGTTCCTGCACCGCGCCCTCGACGGCCCGGCGGATCAGCCGGCCTGGGCAGCGTTGTGGGAGCAGCCGGCCTTGCCGATGGAACGGGTGCACGCCTATGCCGATCGGGTGCGGGATCGGTTCGACCTGTTCGACGCATGGGCGCCGTTCTTTCAGGTGGCTGGGCTGCGGACGGCGAAGGACGAGGTGTCCGCGCTGGAGAAGATCGTCGCGGACGTCCCGAACGGCGAACCGCTGTTCACCACACGCTCGGCGGCCAGTCTCGTCCGGATCACCGCGGCCGAGGCGGCCCGGTGGCTGGTCCATGTGCAGGCGTTCGACCCGTCGGGGATCAAGTCCGGCGCGGTGGGCGACCGGCATGTCAAGAACGGCAAGGGATACCCGATCGGGCCGGGCTGGTCCGGCCAGATCGGTGGCGTGCTGGCCCAAGGCGCCGACATCCGGGAAACACTGCTGTTGAACCTCATCGCCCGTGATGCGCAGACCTACGTGCGGGTCGGTGGTGCCGCAGATGTGCCGCCCTGGGAGCGCGATCCCGACGGCGCCGCCTGGGCCGAGGAGCGGCCGGTGGCTGGGGCTATCCAGTGCTACACCTGGCAGACCCGCCGGGTCCGGCTGCAGGGGAGTCGTGACGGTGTGACCGGGGTAGTCCTGGCCAACGGTGATCGGATGGCGCCGCAGAATCGGCAGAACGTCGAACCGCACACCGCGTGGCGCTACAGCGAGCCGCAGAGCAAGAAGGCCGGGCACCCGGTGTACATGCCGCGCCGCCACGACCCGAGCCGGTCGGTGTGGCGAGGTCTCGCGGCGCTCCTGCCGTCGATCTCGCCGCGCGGGAGCACCGGCGGTGACCCGGCACGGCTGCTGGCGCCCGGCGTGCTGCAGTGGCTGAGCGAGCTGATCGAGGAAGGTCACCTGCCGGACACCTTTGTCGTCCGGCTGCGGGTGCACGGGATGGAGTACGGCGCGCAGAACGCGACGTGCGCGGAGATCCTCGACGACCTGCTGCCGCTGCCTGCGGTGCTGCTGCGGCAGGACCGGCCTGCTGCGGGGCGGACGGCGGACGGCGCGGTCACCGACGCCAACTCGGCCGCGAGCTGTGTGTGGCGGCTGGCGGAGAACCTGGCTCAGGCAGCCGGCGCCCCACCGCAATCCGGCGCGGGCGCGGCGGCGCAGGAACGGTTGTACGCCGCCCTCGAGCAGCCGTACCGGACGTGGCTGGCCGGCCTGCGGCCCGGCTGCGATCTCGTCGAGGCTCGCTCTGGGTGGCAGCGCACCGTCCGTGCTGCGTGCTGGCCGATCAGGGACGAGCTGGTCGCGGGTGCCCCGACGGCGGCGTGGACGGGCCGGCCGGTGAATCAGCGCCTGGTGAACGTGCCCTTGGCCGAGGTGTGGTTCAACAACGCGCTTCGCGGCGTGCTGCCGCTGGCTTACATCGATGCGAAGACTCCCGTGGAGGTGGCTGGATGA
- the cas6e gene encoding type I-E CRISPR-associated protein Cas6/Cse3/CasE, with protein sequence MFLTKMQINPRRRGAQKLLSSPQAMHAAVFAGFPEARPTDDGRVLWRVDTHGSHRVLLFITSPDKPDLTHLVEQAGWPTIQTWQTAAYDGMLGSLRVGQRWQFRLTANPVRSGRCDGWNETKPLGHVTVAQQQQWLLDRAERLGFRIVPSQADPAEPDLAVIDRNVRRFGRGGTQVTISTATFEGHLEILDISAMQRSLTFGIGRAKSYGCGLLTLARPAANGMP encoded by the coding sequence GTGTTCCTGACGAAAATGCAGATCAACCCACGGCGCCGAGGAGCGCAGAAGCTGCTGTCCTCCCCACAGGCCATGCACGCGGCCGTGTTCGCCGGATTCCCCGAGGCACGTCCCACCGACGACGGACGGGTGCTGTGGCGGGTCGACACGCATGGCTCCCACCGGGTGCTGCTGTTCATCACGAGCCCGGACAAGCCAGATCTCACACACCTCGTCGAGCAGGCCGGCTGGCCGACCATCCAGACCTGGCAGACCGCCGCCTACGACGGAATGCTGGGCAGTCTGCGCGTGGGCCAGCGCTGGCAGTTCCGGCTCACCGCCAACCCAGTCCGATCCGGACGCTGCGACGGCTGGAACGAGACCAAACCCCTCGGCCACGTGACCGTCGCCCAGCAACAGCAATGGCTGCTCGACCGCGCCGAACGTCTCGGATTCCGCATCGTCCCCAGCCAAGCCGACCCGGCCGAACCAGACCTGGCCGTGATCGACCGCAACGTCCGCCGCTTCGGGCGAGGCGGTACCCAGGTCACCATCTCGACCGCGACCTTCGAAGGCCACCTGGAGATCCTCGACATCTCGGCGATGCAACGGTCGCTGACGTTCGGGATCGGCCGGGCCAAGTCTTACGGCTGTGGCCTGCTGACGCTGGCCCGTCCGGCAGCGAACGGGATGCCGTGA